In Raphanus sativus cultivar WK10039 chromosome 5, ASM80110v3, whole genome shotgun sequence, the following proteins share a genomic window:
- the LOC108858504 gene encoding uncharacterized protein LOC108858504 → MVNSESHSSSDQVPPSTPHVDGFTVSARKLLDCAHHLPKVQELATKVASEAFKAAILNDEEGKFSDYMKGGACKESFVALAECPDGFKQLSGMFDCMDAHSDYYEKYKKEIIYEQIEKEFVKELDSTFPGGEVEVFLGIHEFFTKGEGGCCKEQYLASVDCVIEEEDQSDPLLTTFTKRLFRFL, encoded by the coding sequence ATGGTGAATTCTGAGTCTCATTCTTCAAGCGACCAAGTCCCGCCGTCCACTCCACATGTTGACGGCTTCACGGTATCCGCGAGGAAGCTGTTAGACTGTGCGCACCATCTTCCCAAGGTGCAGGAATTGGCTACAAAAGTCGCCAGTGAGGCTTTCAAAGCAGCCATTTTAAACGACGAAGAAGGTAAGTTTTCTGACTACATGAAAGGAGGTGCTTGCAAAGAATCATTTGTGGCACTTGCAGAATGCCCTGATGGGTTTAAGCAGCTGTCCGGCATGTTTGACTGTATGGATGCCCACTCTGATTACTATGAAAAGTATAAGAAGGAGATTATTTACGAACAAATTGAGAAGGAATTTGTGAAGGAACTTGACTCCACCTTTCCTGGAGGAGAAGTCGAAGTCTTTTTGGGGATTCATGAGTTCTTCACCAAAGGAGAAGGAGGTTGTTGCAAAGAACAATATCTGGCTTCTGTCGATTGCGtcatagaagaagaagatcaatcTGATCCTTTGTTGACTACTTTTACTAAAAGGCTTTTTAGGTTCCTTTAA